The window GTCGATGATGGAACTGATTTTTCATAAGTGTAGTATTTATAtgagggacctttagtaccggttggagccaccaaccggtactaaaggccaattttggccaggccaagcgacgggaaacgagggcctttagtaccggttggtggctccaaccggtactaaaggacaaccattagtaccggttggagccaccaaccggtactaaaggtcgtgcgCTGCCACCCACAGtgtgctatttttagtcccacctcgccgagcgaagggcagccgcactaatTTATAAACCCAACGCGCTGGGCCTAACTCcaacgcgctgccctgtgagcctactggcccttctgggcctgaattTGCATACCCTAGGTCTGGCAAgcccactgggcagcgccccaacaatttttttataactttttcttttctgcattatttattttcttctatttatttttgagtaattttttatatagttttttcttttctgctttatttgttttcttctatttatttctgagtagttttttttgctttatttagtttctttgtgaatatttttgctttatataatttttttcttttctgcattatttattttctcctatttatttttgagtaattttttatatagttttttcttttctgctttatttgttttcttctatttatttctgagtagttttttttgttgtatttagttctttgtgaatatttttgctttatataatttttttcttNNNNNNNNNNNNNNNNNNNNNNNNNNNNNNNNNNNNNNNNNNNNNNNNNNNNNNNNNNNNNNNNNNNNNNNNNNNNNNNNNNNNNNNNNNNNNNNNNNNNNNNNNNNNNNNNNNNNNNNNNNNNNNNNNNNNNNNNNNNNNNNNNNNNNNNNNNNNNNNNNNNNNNNNNNNNNNNNNNNNNNNNNNNNNNNNNNNNNNNNNNNNNNNNNNNNNNNNNNNNNNNNNNNNNNNNNNNNNNNNNNNNNNNNNNNNNNNNNNNNNNNNNNNNNNNNNNNNNNNNNNNNNNNNNNNNNNNNNNNNNNNNNNNNNNNNNNNNNNNNNNNNNNNNNNNNNNNNNNNNNNNNNttttcttctatttatttctgagtagttttttttgctgtatttagtttctttgtgaatatttttgctttatataatttttttcttttctgcattgtttattttcttctatttatttttgagtaattttttatatagttttttcttttctactttatttgttttcttctatttatttctgagtagttttttttgctgtatttagtttctttgtgaatatttttgctttatataatttttttcttttctgcattatttactttcttatatttatttttgagtacttttttttatatatatttttttttgccgtgaccctctctactctttcgcacatgctatgcgggttaaatgatgataccttcaccattttcagagtttgttttgtagtgattttcattttcacggtcatttagctctgatctaaacaaatcggtgactgaaaaacagcaaatgatgtcagaacgtgttgtgatagtttgagaagtaacatatttaaattgtgcatctgaacacagaaaaaatacattgatcagtaccgcctttcagtcaaaacgcgctactgctacagagaagtGCATAAAAAAtatattgatcatcaatgatctttttgtatagaacctaaattgtcaataggaatctaccaccgatttaagaaccggcgaaaactcctattgcagccacagatcctacacatagagttcaatgaagaccaaatgcttgtgattgtTTGAGAAGTATCATATTTAAGGTGGTCAAAATCttgctaggggagcgaggtgggactaaaaatagcgctgccacaacctctttagtaccggttcgtgctaggggagcaaatgatgtcagaaagggttgaaaattgatgacgtggcttagaatggtgcgtactgaacgcaaaaaagtctagagttgtaataagttaaaaaaatgaagtgccggtgtaacagatgtgttttcgtctgaaaccggccctgatacttcgaaagagattgtccagtttgtacacgaagtgcatctagtttttgccgtaacacaagaagtccggagttctaataagttattaaaaataaaaaaaggcgcaatgctcgttaattagcttcaagcctttcagaatagtgtagactacactgcacatagctctgtgcaatctattctattccgaaaggcttgaagctaagcaacctgcaggtgagcattgcgcctctccttcattgtctctgcactcatggcttataaaccactcctactgcctctctcctcgcgaggtgggactaaaaatcagcttaataagaaactctagtaccggttcatgccatgaaccggtactgaaGGTGTCCGTGGGGCCCAcagcctgacacaacctcattagtaccggttcgtggcatgaaccggtactaattgttgcccacgaaccggtactaatgatgtccgcccgcctagccattggaactggcactaatggacacattagtgccagctcaaattcaaaccggcactaatgtgcttcacatttgaccctttttctactagtaggTCCAACTGAGCAAGAAGTGCAGCCTGATGATGCACCTAGCTTTGAAGAGGACAACAGAGAAAGCTTGATGAGTTCCTTGATTGCAGAGAGAATGAGAATGAATGACTGTGGAATCAGCATTAGCCCTTCGAAGTCTGAACTTGAAAAGTATcttacagaggataatgaagcaaaCAACAGCAAATTCAACATTCTTGAGTGGTGGAAGGTCAACTCATCTAGATTCCCTGTGCTATCACGTTTAGCTCGTGATGTCCTAGCTTTCCCGATATCTACAGTCGCATCAGAGTCAGCTTTTAGCACCGGTGGACGCATTCTTGATGAGTTCCGAAGCTCGCTCACTCCATTCATGGTGCAGGGACTAATTTGTACTCAGGATTGGTTGCGAAGAGAAATTCCTGTTAACAATGAAGAGAATGAAGAGCTACTTGCCAACCTAGAGGATGGTAATTATGCAAACAAGTTACTCTTAGATATGTTCTACTTGATATGCTGGAAACTATGGTGGGAAAGTGGAAAGGATATGCATGATCTCGTATACATATCACCTTAATGTTACGCAAGATTTCTGTTTTAATTTGTTTTGCACTATATTCAAGTGATTTTCCTTCCACTTTTGCAGGGAATACCAGAAGAACATCAAGTGTGCCGCCAACCTAAGGAACACTCTCAGCTCACTCTTAGCCTCTCTTCTTGTGTTCTATCTTCTATGGTTTTCTCAGCTTCGCCCTCAAGGATACTTGTTAAGCCCTTAATATATTAGCTATGGTTATCTC is drawn from Triticum dicoccoides isolate Atlit2015 ecotype Zavitan chromosome 4A, WEW_v2.0, whole genome shotgun sequence and contains these coding sequences:
- the LOC119283998 gene encoding zinc finger BED domain-containing protein RICESLEEPER 2-like, encoding MAEQSSRISLSGTFPYNALNSEKDSHDGQQLPNQQYKLSNYIKIATFEMFGQINGEEVWTKMNTTLTNLFQEYFKLYGPTEQEVQPDDAPSFEEDNRESLMSSLIAERMRMNDCGISISPSKSELEKYLTEDNEANNSKFNILEWWKVNSSRFPVLSRLARDVLAFPISTVASESAFSTGGRILDEFRSSLTPFMVQGLICTQDWLRREIPVNNEENEELLANLEDGNTRRTSSVPPT